In Fundulus heteroclitus isolate FHET01 chromosome 18, MU-UCD_Fhet_4.1, whole genome shotgun sequence, a single genomic region encodes these proteins:
- the LOC105933218 gene encoding gap junction delta-2 protein, whose amino-acid sequence MGEWTILERLLEAAVQQHSTMIGRILLTVVVIFRILIVAIVGETVYEDEQTMFICNTLQPGCNQACYDKAFPISHIRYWVFQIILVCTPSLCFITYSVHQSAKQRDRRYSFLYPIMEKDYGGRDGARKLRNINGILVQHGGDGGGGKEEPDCLEVKEIPNAPRGLTHGKSSKVRRQEGISRFYIIQVVFRNALEIGFLAGQYFLYGFSVPGIFECDRYPCLKEVECYVSRPTEKTVFLVFMFAVSGICVVLNLAELNHLGWRKIKAAIRGVQARRKSICEIRKKDMAHLSQPPNLGRTQSSESAYV is encoded by the coding sequence gATATTGCTGACGGTTGTGGTGATCTTCCGTATCCTGATCGTGGCCATTGTGGGAGAGACGGTGTACGAAGATGAACAGACCATGTTTATATGTAACACTCTGCAGCCAGGCTGCAACCAAGCCTGCTATGACAAAGCCTTCCCAATCTCCCACATCCGCTACTGGGTCTTCCAGATCATACTGGTATGCACTCCCAGTCTGTGCTTCATCACCTACTCCGTCCACCAGTCAGCCAAGCAAAGAGACCGGCGTTACTCTTTCCTCTATCCCATAATGGAGAAGGACTATGGGGGAAGGGACGGTGCGCGGAAGCTGCGCAACATAAACGGGATCCTCGTCCAGCATGGTGGGGATGGTGGGGGAGGGAAGGAGGAACCTGACTGCTTGGAGGTGAAGGAGATCCCTAACGCCCCTCGGGGTCTCACCCATGGGAAGAGCTCCAAAGTTCGACGACAGGAAGGCATCTCACGCTTTTACATTATTCAAGTGGTGTTCCGAAACGCGCTGGAAATAGGCTTCCTGGCGGGCCAGTACTTCCTCTACGGCTTCAGCGTGCCCGGGATTTTCGAGTGCGACCGCTACCCCTGCCTCAAGGAGGTGGAGTGCTACGTGTCCCGGCCCACGGAAAAGACTGTGTTCCTCGTGTTTATGTTTGCTGTGAGCGGCATCTGCGTGGTGCTCAATCTGGCCGAGCTCAATCACCTGGGCTGGCGCAAGATCAAGGCCGCCATCAGGGGAGTCCAGGCCCGCAGGAAGTCTATCTGCGAGATCCGGAAGAAGGATATGGCGCATCTGTCCCAGCCACCAAACCTGGGACGTACTCAGTCCAGCGAGTCCGCCTATGTCTGA